A stretch of DNA from Bactrocera neohumeralis isolate Rockhampton chromosome 6, APGP_CSIRO_Bneo_wtdbg2-racon-allhic-juicebox.fasta_v2, whole genome shotgun sequence:
ttgaaatttatttatttcaaacatggctcggtttttgaaaaatgtataacTTTCATTAATAAACTTATATGCGTAATTGTAATGTAACTTCAACTCAAATATTGTTTCTtcaaataacatacatatgtatatgtgacctggtctacggaaagggggcttaggtgtaaaaaaatcaattttcactttttagttgattcggatggaagatgagatgctttttcacgtgatagaatccaaaaagtcataacgttagtcgcacgttagctcccttttcgtagaccaggtcacatattttgtttaacaactttgtacttaaattaaattcatttgtaCTTGTGGGTTAACATAGCActttttatataacaaattataAGATGTACATTCCACtaggtaaaataaaaagttgagtGATATATTAGTAAAGGTGCTACCTGTAGGAAaggttgcaatttttttattaaaaaaattggaattaaaaacagTAAACCTAATTTTTAACCCTTAATGTTTGGGtgcaaaaattggaaatttaattttgaattccgattttacaaaattttaaattgataaatataaataatttgaatatgtaAGTTAGCGGATCAGTACTCTAGAGTTTGAATATGATGACTCTGTGCCAGCTCCGgtttaaaataatagaacacGAAGTACGCAAGcgcgaaaatttttttgtgtaatttttaattacagacctgggattaaactttttttcaattcagtACTTGGGATTagaactttgaaaaatatttttagttaacatTTTTGGAAacacaacataaaaaaaaattaaataaatttaaattcaattattttcaacTCTCTCAAGCTTTACGGTACGGTACGAAGGTATAGctgagttttgtttatttaccgcaccacacAGATGAAAGTTTGCCTCATCGGAAAACATGATTTTCTtcatacttattattattttgataataagattgaataatttgtaaacgttgttcttgcgtacatctttccatgatgaaattgtaaactttaccgaatacaatgaaaaaaaaaaattaaagatcaTGACATCTTAAAAACGCCGAGACGACTTAGAAACTATCGAGTGGTACGACTTGTCAAATAAAGTGCTATAAGAGATTATCTTCAAACTAGCGAAGTTTAATTAActggaaattcaaaaattaaaaattgggcAGAAGCAATGTGGCTTGGCAACATATGTTCCTAGCTTGAGAGTACCCTcccgatatttttcaaaacatggTCCGTAACCGGATGGGTTTCTCATTGACtaagataagaaaaaaaattattgaacaagttttttttataataaaattacagttttgaaaattcaataGGAGATTCTGTTGTCTTATCTTTTATAAATGGCTTCCCCCTACCTTTaatctttaataatttcatttaatttgttcTTGTTGTAGCTGCCGGGTCCGTTTCGGTTACAGTCATTTGAAGTTTCTTACAAGTTATTTATTCTAATTTATTAGCTGTTATTGAAAGAATAATTAATACGTAACGGCAAATATATTATCTCCAGAAACTGGTTGCTATTAActgtgaaaattttacaaataagcaTGTGTTTTCTTATAAATGTATCCTATAATGTAGATttaaaagaacataaaaaaatgaacCAAGTCTGTGCATGACGCAGTGCGAGAATTGATGGGCCAATAGGCTTatgctattttatttaataaaattaataaaaaaaatgcaaagtttaagcttcgaaaaaccaaaaaatatatcaaaatataagaagtttttgaaaatcataTTATACTTGCAAttcttaaacttaaaattaaaaaaaaaataaataattatagcaTGCTAAATAAATCAAGTTTGTACTTCATCTTTAAGttcaaaaaaatactatttcaatatgaaatattttattaataataatggtTCTTACGTAATAACGCCACCGCAGCAAAAACCTAATGCCATGTCCTTAGATTTTTTCACTTAGAATTCAACGCTTCAATAAAATATCCGGCCTTGATCCAACACCGAGATGCCCTTGCTCCTTTCGCTTTGAAATCCCTTCTGATGACAATTACCTTTTTGCTGCTGTGACGTTAATTTGTAAGCAcgatattaatttatattatttcactAGTTATGGTATTGtgattaaatttgtttatctgtttttatttcttcgttTAATAGTAAATGAACACATTTAAATGCAATATTGATTGTTGATTGTAATGCTTCAAAGCTACTTTTCACAGCCAATAATCATTATGCACGATGTTGATTTACTACTTTTAGTTAAGGttagttaattaaaaactagatgCATCGCAAAAACTTGAATTTGTATTTACTCTAAATACACAAAGTTTGAACACCACGAAAAGGGTTTCCTTCTCATTCTGCTAATTGattaaatttgaaatcaaaatcTTTTGCACTACGTTTTATGTGCTGAAAGCCAGCTCGACTCTTACGTTGCATTTCCAAAGGTGTAGTGGCATCTTCACTTTcacaaaatgtttttgaaaatatctcacATTGATTGTAGAAATTTTTCAGCATGTGCTTATGAAGAAGATGTTCATGCaattttaattgcattattGCTTTCTTTGCCAGTAGTAGGCGCACTACTAATGTCAGCGGCCGTTTGTACGGGTCGTTGGTcaactaaagaaataaaataacatgtatTTAGTATTAGAGAAAAAatgatatatacattttatattacagTGCTTTCCGCCTCAGGGTGAAAGAAGATTTGCGTTACATTTAATATCTTCTCTACAGCTTCTATTAAAGTCAATGGTTCTTTGATCCCTCTTATGATAGATACCGCTacaaaagtatcaaaaattccACCTAATTTAACGCCGTGCCGATTTTTAAGGTGATCAACTAGTTTATGGCTATAATGTACCACTTTGCGTGGTCTCTCAGCCTCAAGTAGATGCTTCATTTCCCGAAATATACTACCCAATGCGATAATGTCGAATATGTAGACGGTTTGAAACGTGGCTAGTACCATCACGGATGTGCGATGAGCGCGACCATAGTCCACCGGCTCGATAATAAGTGCAACAACTGGTTGAACACGAATGTCTGCTAATgctttgtgatatttttgatCAGTCTGCGTAATGCATACCATCGAATTTAGTTGCTCGTGTATCAGATCTAATTCAGATGTACTAAGCGAAATATCATTTTCTTCTGATGATGCAAGCTTACTTTCTGTCGACGAAGTTGGCGACCTCAGCGCTGTATTGTAGCTAGTGGGACTTTCTGATGATGTAGGTGATGTAGTCGAATCACTGCAACTATTTGAGTTACTGGAAGGTTCATCTTCTCTTATAATCtgtaactttttaatttgaggaAAAGCTAAAATTTGCGGCGTGTTATATTGACAATTTGAACGTTGGTCATAAGGGTTCTCTAGTTCAATTATTCTG
This window harbors:
- the LOC126762703 gene encoding protein Exd1 homolog; protein product: MESLDITLQLGQMLLVQTASELLTGTLKFVDPKRRIIELENPYDQRSNCQYNTPQILAFPQIKKLQIIREDEPSSNSNSCSDSTTSPTSSESPTSYNTALRSPTSSTESKLASSEENDISLSTSELDLIHEQLNSMVCITQTDQKYHKALADIRVQPVVALIIEPVDYGRAHRTSVMVLATFQTVYIFDIIALGSIFREMKHLLEAERPRKVVHYSHKLVDHLKNRHGVKLGGIFDTFVAVSIIRGIKEPLTLIEAVEKILNVTQIFFHPEAESTLTNDPYKRPLTLVVRLLLAKKAIMQLKLHEHLLHKHMLKNFYNQCEIFSKTFCESEDATTPLEMQRKSRAGFQHIKRSAKDFDFKFNQLAE